One part of the Scatophagus argus isolate fScaArg1 chromosome 12, fScaArg1.pri, whole genome shotgun sequence genome encodes these proteins:
- the aurkb gene encoding aurora kinase B, whose amino-acid sequence MQNKENYEPRGFQRMFTTPSTVAGPQRVQVKPRAEMDRNAITGPGRECVNSSSSVSKKVSIDDFDIGRPLGKGKFGNVYLARVKKLQAIVALKVLFKSQMEKEGVEHQLRREIEIQAHLKHPNILRFYNYFHDRKRVFLVLEYAPRGEMYKELQRCGRFDDQRTATYMEEISDALMYCHEKKVIHRDIKPENLLLGYRGELKIADFGWSVHAPSLRRRTMCGTLDYLPPEMIEGHTHSEKVDLWCIGVLCYECLFGNPPFETASHSETYKRIMKVDLKFPKVVSDGARDLISKLLRHNPTDRLSLQSVIDHPWVRSNSRRVLPPICPAKKS is encoded by the exons AATAAGGAAAATTATGAACCAAGAGGTTTCCAGAGGATG TTCACGACCCCTAGCACGGTGGCAGGCCCGCAACGTGTTCAGGTGAAGCCACGggcagagatggacagaaatgCCATCACAG gcccAGGGAGGGAGTGTGTTAACTCCTCCAGTTCAGTCTCAAA GAAAGTCTCCATCGACGACTTTGACATCGGTCGACCACTGGGGAAGGGCAAATTTGGCAATGTCTACCTTGCTAGGGTGAAAAAGCTGCAAGCCATTGTAGCGCTGAAGGTGTTGTTCAAATCACAGATGGAAAAGGAGGGTGTGGAACATCAACTCAGGAGGGAGATTGAGATACAGGCACATCTCAA gcaCCCCAACATTTTGCGCTTCTACAATTATTTTCACGACCGAAAGAGGGTGTTCTTGGTGCTGGAGTACGCTCCCCGTGGTGAAATGTACAAGGAGCTACAGAGATGCGGAAGGTTTGATGACCAGCGTACTGCCACA TACATGGAGGAAATATCCGATGCGCTGATGTATTGCCACGAGAAGAAAGTAATTCATCGTGACATCAAGCCAGAGAATCTGCTTCTCGGATATCGTGGAGAGCTGAAAATTGCAGATTTTGGTTGGTCTGTTCATGCACCTTCTCTCAG GCGTCGTACAATGTGCGGGACTTTGGACTACCTCCCTCCAGAGATGATTGAGGGCCACACTCACAGTGAGAAGGTGGACCTGTGGTGCATTGGGGTCCTCTGCTATGAATGCTTGTTTGGCAACCCACCTTTTGAAACTGCCAGCCATTCGGAAACCTACAAAAGAATTATGAAG GTGGATCTGAAGTTCCCCAAAGTCGTGTCAGATGGTGCACGAGACCTGATCTCCAAGCTGCTCCGCCACAACCCCACCGACCGTCTCTCGCTGCAGAGTGTCATTGATCACCCGTGGGTGCGCTCCAACTCCCGCCGAGTCCTGCCCCCCATCTGCCCAGCCAAGAAATCCTGA